The segment GGCTTTTTCGTACAAGGCGGTGTCGTTGGTGGCGATGGCTCCGCCCTCGCCGCAAGTAGTGATGGGTTTAATGGCATGAAACGAAAAGATGCTCATGTCTGCCACGCCACCTACTTTTTCGCCGTTGATTTGGCTACCTAAGGCGTGGGAAGCATCTTCGATGAGAAAGAGTCCGTGGGCGTCGCACAAGGCTTTGATGGCGTGAATTTCCACAGGATTACCGCCAAAATCCACAGGAACGATGGCTTTGGTCTGGGGGGTGATAAGGCTTTCGAGTTTGCGCTCGTTCATGTTCCCATCGTATTTTACATCGCAAAAAACAGGCGTTGCCCCGCACATGAGCGCGGCGTTAGCAGTCGCGGCAAAGGTGATGGGCGTGGTAATGAGTGCATCTCCTTCGCTCAAACCAATGCACCGATAGGCTACATGTAAGGCCGAAGTCGCGGAGTTTAGTGCCACCACATGCTTTACATGTAAGTAGTCTGCTAAGGCGTTTTCAAAGGCTTCCACCGTGGTTCCACCCGTGAGAAAATCCCCCCTTAGGGCCTCCACAACGGCGGCGATGTCGTCTTCATCCACATGTTGGCAGGAGTAAGGAATCATAGCGCCTCAATCATTGCAAGTAGTTCTTGGGCACTGAGCCAGTGGGTATTGGCGTGGGAATTGTACTCAAATCCAAGGGCCACTTCCTCACCTTTTTCTCCAAGGGCGTTGCGTGCAAAGTCAACAGCTTTGGCAAACCGAATGGTAGGCTTAATAATGAAATGATCGTGAAACTCCAAACTCAAATGGCTATCATCGCTTGGAATCATCACTTCGTGCAGTTTTTCTCCAGGGCGAATCCCGATGGTGTGGGTAGGCAAGTGGGGCGCGATGGCATAGGCTAAGTCGGTGATTTTCATGGAAGGGATTTTAGGCACGAAAATCTCCCCACCGTGCATACGCGCAAAGCTTTTAAAGACAAACTCCACCCCTTGGGGTAGGGTAATCCAAAAGCGCGTCATACGCCCATCGGTGATGGGCAAACTTGTGGCGCCCTCAGCAATGAGTTGCTTAAAAAAGGGCACCACAGACCCGCGCGAACCGATGACATTGCCATAGCGCACGACGGAAAACTGGGTATTTTGGCTTCCTTTGATGTTATTGGCCGCCACAAAGAGCTTGTCGCTGGCCAGTTTGGTAGCGCCGTAGAGGTTGATGGGGCTGGCGGCTTTGTCGGTGGAGAGGGCGATGACTTTTTGCACCCCATTGTCCAGTGCCGCATCGATGACATTTTGCGCGCCGTAGATGTTGGTTTTGATGCACTCCATGGGGTTGTATTCGGCGATGGGAACGTGTTTGAGCGCGGCGGCGTGGATGACAATATCCACGCCATTCATGGCTTTTTGGAGGCGCTTTTCATCCCGTACATCCCCGATGAAATAGCGCATGCAAGAGGCGCTAAAGCGTTGGGCCATCTCGTATTGTTTGAGTTCGTCGCGGGAGTAGATGATGATTTTGTTGGGTTTGTAAGAGGCAAGAAGCATGCGGGTGGCCATGTTGCCAAAACTGCCTGTTCCGCCGGTGATGAGGATGTTTTTTCCGTTAAACACTGATGCAATCCTTGCGCGAAGATGCGCAATGATACCAAAACCTAGGTTTGGTTTGACTTTCGTGCCACAAAAGAGGTAAAATGTACCTTAAGATGCATTAAGGAGGTTCTTATGCAAATCGGATCACTTACTAACACGTTCACCTCCACGGTGATGAATCAGCACAAAACCAACACAGAAGACACCCTAGCAAAAATCGCGGCAACGCGAGAACTAAGCGGCAAAGACGGGGCCAATCTCATTAACGCCAACATGCTCAACTCCCAGCTTGCCACCATGACCCAACAAGTCCAAAACGAAAACGCGACTATCGGGATGCTTCAAGTGGCCGATGGTGCGCTCAAAGGGGTGCAAGCAGGGGCAGAGCGCCTCAACGAACTCTCCGTCGCGTACAATAACGCCGCTTTGGGAAGTGACCAAAGAGCGATGCTAGAGCAAGAATTCAACACCACGCGCGATGCCATGAGTGACATGATGAATCAAACCACCTTTAACGGACAAGCTCTTTTTGGAAACGCGTCTGCTTTGGGGCTTGGCGAGGTCAGCATGGGAGAGGTTGCCATTGACAACCAAGAAAGCATCGAAGGGTTGCGAGAGCAAGTGAGCGGATTGTTCTCAGATGTGGGCAGTGCGAGCCAAGGGGCACAAGTAGCGGTGAATAATTTACTTGCAGGCATCAGCAGCACCGCATCAAGCTACGCGCAAGTTTCTGAGACACCCCTAAGCCAAAAGCTCAATGAGCTTAGCCAAAGTCAAACGGGACTTACCGCTTCGGCGATGGCCCAATCCCACAACATGGCCATTTTGCAACAGCAAATGACCATGTTGCTAGGGTAAAAATTACCTCAAAATACGAGGCAGGGTGATGCCAGTTTGTCCTTGGTACTTGCCCGCCTTGTCCTTATACGTCGTTTCACACGGTTCGTCCCCTTCCAAAAAGAGCACTTGCGCGATGCCTTCGTTAGCATAAATCTTCGCAGGTAACGGTGTAGTATTAGAAATCTCGATGGTAATATGCCCTTCAAAATCAGGCTCAAAAGGCGTGACATTAACGATGATGCCACATCTGGCGTAGGTGCTTTTTCCTAGACAAATGGCGAGCACATTGCGGGGAATGCGAAAGTACTCCACTGTGCGTGCAAGAGCAAAGGAGTTGGGAGGCACGATGCACACATCCCCTTCAAAATCCACCACGTTTTGGGCATCAAAGTGCTTGGGGTCTACCACTGTAGAGTTGACATTGGTAAAGATTTTGAACTCGCGCCCGACGCGGATGTCGTATCCGTAACTGCTCACACCGTAGCTAACGACGTTTTTTCCTACCTGTTCTTCGCAAAACGGTTCTATCATTTTTTCCTCAAGTGACTTCTTTCGAATCCAGCTGTCGGCTTTCAAACCCATGGGTATCCTTAAGTGCAAGTTAGTTGAATATGTGGTATTATAACACAAAATTGTGCCGCCAAAAATCCTTCAAAGCGGTTCAAAACCCTCACATTTAGGAGCCTCCTTATGAAGAAACAAGACATCAAAGATTTGATGAAATTTTTTGATAGTACTGGAATTACCCGTTTACATGTAAAAGAAAATGATTTTGAAATCGAAATCGAAAAAAAAGGCGAAATCACCACTGTTGTGTCTGCCGCCCCTGTTTCACAAGTTGCTCCCAAGGAAGTTTCTGTTTCCGCACCACAAGCCGCACCTGTTCCTTGCAGTGAGGGCCCAAGCATCAAATCTCCTATGGTGGGGACTTTCTACCAAGCTCCAGCTCCAGATGCGGCACCTTTTGTTAAAGTAGGGCAAGTGGTCAGAAAAGGACAAGCCATTGGCATCATCGAAGCCATGAAAATCATGAATGAAATCGAAGCAGATTTTGATTGTAAAGTTGTTAGCATTTTAGTGGAAGATGGACAGCCGGTAGAGTTTGATATGCCGTTGTTTAGTGTGGAGAAATTGTAATGAAGATCGAAAAGATCCTTGTTGCCAATCGCGGTGAAATCGCCCTTCGCGCGATTCGCACCATTCAAGAAATGGGCAAACAAGCTATTGCGGTATACTCCACAGCGGACAAAGATGCACTGTATCTAAAGTATGCTGATGCGTCTATTTGCATTGGTGGCCCAAAGTCGGCCCAAAGCTACTTGAGCATTCCCTCCATCATCACGGCTGCTGAAATCAGTGAATGCGATGCGATTTTCCCCGGATACGGCTTTTTGAGTGAAAACCAAAGCTTTGTGGAAATTTGTGAGCACCATAAAATCAAGTTCATCGGCCCGAGTGTGGATGTGATGATGATGATGAGCGACAAGTCCAAAGCTAAAGAGGTGATGAAAAAAGCAGGCGTGCCTGTCATCCCAGGAAGCGAAGGTGCGCTTAAGAGTGTTGAGGAGGCCAGAGCATTAGCCAATGCAATGGGCTACCCTGTCATCATTAAAGCCGCCGCAGGTGGCGGTGGACGTGGTATGCGCGTCGTGCACAAAGAAGAAGACGTAGAAAAACTCTTTTTGGGTGCCGAGAGCGAAGCAGTGAGCGCCTTTGGCGATGGCACCTTGTACATGGAAAAATACATCTTAAAACCCCGCCACATCGAAGTGCAAGTCATGGGAGATAGTCACGGCAACGCCATTCACATCGGTGAGCGCGATTGTTCGTTGCAGCGTCGCCATCAAAAACTCATCGAAGAATCTCCCGCTATTTTGCTTGATGATGAAACCCGTGCTAAGCTTCTTGCTACCGCCGTGAAAGCCACCAAAGCTATCGGTTATGAAAACGCGGGCACTTTTGAGTTTTTGGTCGATGCGGATAAAAACTTTTACTTCATGGAAATGAACACCCGTTTACAAGTGGAACATTGTGTCAGCGAAATGGTCAGTGGTTTAGACATCATTGAACTCATGATTCGTGTGGCTGAGGGTGAAGCTTTGCCTCCTCAAGAAGCCATTACATGTAAAGGCCATTCCATTGAGTGCCGCATTACCGCGGAAGACCCCGTGCGTTTCATCCCAAGTCCTGGAAAAATCACCACGTTCATTGCTCCTGGTGGGCGCAACGTGCGGTTAGATTCCCATGCCTATTCGGGCTATGTGGTGCCTTCGCACTATGATTCGATGATTGGAAAGCTTGTCGTGTGGGCGGAGGACCGACCGCGCGCGATTGCTAAGATGAAACAAGCGTTAAAAGAGTTACATGTAGAAGGGATTAAGACCGTGCGAGATTTCCACCTTGCCATGATGGATAATCCTGATTTTATCAGCAATAATTACGACACCAACTACCTCTCAACTCTTTAAAAAAGGAGCTAGTGCGTGAAGATACACTCGGCGTTTGGGACAAACATTAACCATGTT is part of the Sulfurospirillum tamanense genome and harbors:
- the pseB gene encoding UDP-N-acetylglucosamine 4,6-dehydratase (inverting); the encoded protein is MFNGKNILITGGTGSFGNMATRMLLASYKPNKIIIYSRDELKQYEMAQRFSASCMRYFIGDVRDEKRLQKAMNGVDIVIHAAALKHVPIAEYNPMECIKTNIYGAQNVIDAALDNGVQKVIALSTDKAASPINLYGATKLASDKLFVAANNIKGSQNTQFSVVRYGNVIGSRGSVVPFFKQLIAEGATSLPITDGRMTRFWITLPQGVEFVFKSFARMHGGEIFVPKIPSMKITDLAYAIAPHLPTHTIGIRPGEKLHEVMIPSDDSHLSLEFHDHFIIKPTIRFAKAVDFARNALGEKGEEVALGFEYNSHANTHWLSAQELLAMIEAL
- the pseC gene encoding UDP-4-amino-4,6-dideoxy-N-acetyl-beta-L-altrosamine transaminase, with the translated sequence MIPYSCQHVDEDDIAAVVEALRGDFLTGGTTVEAFENALADYLHVKHVVALNSATSALHVAYRCIGLSEGDALITTPITFAATANAALMCGATPVFCDVKYDGNMNERKLESLITPQTKAIVPVDFGGNPVEIHAIKALCDAHGLFLIEDASHALGSQINGEKVGGVADMSIFSFHAIKPITTCGEGGAIATNDTALYEKAKKLRSHGIVKKALWNSDMEELGYNYRLSDVACAMGLSQLKKLESFIAKRAQIAAFYDEIFAGHPNVFPITPPLHVKSARHLYPVLLERSLWCAKEDIFKALHVKGIGVQVHYKPTYQFSHYKALFGEQRLPNTEDFYRAELSLPCHQGMDMEEAALVAKTFLELINDAQGCRL
- the accB gene encoding acetyl-CoA carboxylase biotin carboxyl carrier protein, encoding MKKQDIKDLMKFFDSTGITRLHVKENDFEIEIEKKGEITTVVSAAPVSQVAPKEVSVSAPQAAPVPCSEGPSIKSPMVGTFYQAPAPDAAPFVKVGQVVRKGQAIGIIEAMKIMNEIEADFDCKVVSILVEDGQPVEFDMPLFSVEKL
- a CDS encoding flagellin, with protein sequence MQIGSLTNTFTSTVMNQHKTNTEDTLAKIAATRELSGKDGANLINANMLNSQLATMTQQVQNENATIGMLQVADGALKGVQAGAERLNELSVAYNNAALGSDQRAMLEQEFNTTRDAMSDMMNQTTFNGQALFGNASALGLGEVSMGEVAIDNQESIEGLREQVSGLFSDVGSASQGAQVAVNNLLAGISSTASSYAQVSETPLSQKLNELSQSQTGLTASAMAQSHNMAILQQQMTMLLG
- a CDS encoding acetyl-CoA carboxylase biotin carboxylase subunit, with amino-acid sequence MKIEKILVANRGEIALRAIRTIQEMGKQAIAVYSTADKDALYLKYADASICIGGPKSAQSYLSIPSIITAAEISECDAIFPGYGFLSENQSFVEICEHHKIKFIGPSVDVMMMMSDKSKAKEVMKKAGVPVIPGSEGALKSVEEARALANAMGYPVIIKAAAGGGGRGMRVVHKEEDVEKLFLGAESEAVSAFGDGTLYMEKYILKPRHIEVQVMGDSHGNAIHIGERDCSLQRRHQKLIEESPAILLDDETRAKLLATAVKATKAIGYENAGTFEFLVDADKNFYFMEMNTRLQVEHCVSEMVSGLDIIELMIRVAEGEALPPQEAITCKGHSIECRITAEDPVRFIPSPGKITTFIAPGGRNVRLDSHAYSGYVVPSHYDSMIGKLVVWAEDRPRAIAKMKQALKELHVEGIKTVRDFHLAMMDNPDFISNNYDTNYLSTL
- the dcd gene encoding dCTP deaminase produces the protein MGLKADSWIRKKSLEEKMIEPFCEEQVGKNVVSYGVSSYGYDIRVGREFKIFTNVNSTVVDPKHFDAQNVVDFEGDVCIVPPNSFALARTVEYFRIPRNVLAICLGKSTYARCGIIVNVTPFEPDFEGHITIEISNTTPLPAKIYANEGIAQVLFLEGDEPCETTYKDKAGKYQGQTGITLPRILR